A stretch of Henckelia pumila isolate YLH828 chromosome 4, ASM3356847v2, whole genome shotgun sequence DNA encodes these proteins:
- the LOC140865530 gene encoding probable BOI-related E3 ubiquitin-protein ligase 3, with the protein MAVEARHLHLFPPQVLSNGNLMMNGVEVNGNVYGTPMAYGVMTPLLGMSTATDAAVPLYGSAFANAVAPKAAAMKSDSGITCAMPVSRKRSRDPVSPLLSTLPSQGGNHRCGSFSFLGEDISSHIRQQQLEIDLIISQHTEKVRMEMEEKRRRYSRRFAAAVQDNIIKKLRAKEEEIGKMEKLNIALEEKVKSLCVENQIWRELAHTKEATANALRCDLEQVLSHVQDEQQHHRRRTDAAALVDDAQSCCGSNSNCSEETDTADKGEKKHAHEGKRNCKSCGKEESCVLLLPCRHLCLCAVCGSFLHTCPVCSSIKSASLHVNLSSS; encoded by the exons ATGGCTGTTGAAGCTCGGCATCTCCATCTTTTTCCTCCACAGGTCCTTAGCAATGG GAATTTGATGATGAACGGTGTTGAAGTAAATGGAAACGTCTATGGAACTCCGATGGCATACGGTGTGATGACGCCTTTATTAGGGATGAGCACGGCGACGGATGCCGCCGTTCCTTTGTACGGCTCGGCGTTCGCTAATGCCGTTGCGCCAAAAGCTGCGGCCATGAAATCCGATAGTGGCATCACCTGTGCCATGCCTGTTTCGAGGAAGCGTTCGAGGGATCCGGTCAGTCCTCTGCTTTCGACATTACCGAGTCAGGGTGGTAATCATCGTTGCGGTTCTTTCTCCTTTCTCGGAGAGGATATCTCTTCCCACATCCGACAGCAGCAATTGGAAATCGACCTTATCATCTCCCAACAT ACGGAAAAGGTGAGGATGGAAATGGAAGAAAAGCGTCGGAGATATTCGAGGCGGTTCGCGGCGGCCGTTCAAGACAACATCATAAAGAAGCTGAGAgctaaagaagaagaaatcgGAAAAATGGAGAAGTTAAATATCGCGCTGGAGGAGAAAGTGAAGTCACTGTGTGTGGAAAACCAGATATGGAGGGAATTGGCACACACGAAAGAAGCCACCGCGAATGCTCTGAGATGTGATCTTGAACAAGTCCTGAGTCACGTACAAGACGAACAGCAACATCATCGGCGGCGGACCGACGCGGCGGCGCTTGTGGACGACGCACAGTCGTGCTGCGGCAGCAACAGCAACTGTTCGGAGGAAACAGACACTGCCGACAAGGGGGAGAAGAAACACGCCCACGAGGGGAAGAGGAATTGCAAGAGCTGTGGGAAAGAGGAATCTTGCGTGCTGCTTTTGCCTTGCAGGCATCTCTGCCTCTGTGCTGTTTGCGGCTCGTTTCTTCACACTTGCCCCGTTTGCAGCTCCATCAAATCCGCCAGCCTCCACGTTAATCTCTCCTCCTCCTGA